One window of Cervus elaphus chromosome 2, mCerEla1.1, whole genome shotgun sequence genomic DNA carries:
- the CTSF gene encoding cathepsin F isoform X1 — MAPWLQVLLLLGLLPAAAPASSKPRAAGAQAWELASPELREPVRFALDMYNRGRAAGTRAALEAVRGRVRRAGRGSLYSLKATLVEPPCNDPTVCQLPVSKKTLLCSFEVLDELGKHMLLRRDCGPVDTKSTDDKNETFSSFLPLLNKDPLPQDFSVKMASIFKDFVTTYNRTYDSKEEASWRMSVFANNMVRAQKIQALDRGTAQYGVTKFSDLTEEEFRTIYLNPLLKDAPGRNMRLAQPITNVPPPQWDWRNKGAVTDVKDQGMCGSCWAFSVTGNVEGQWFLKRGTLLSLSEQELLDCDKTDKACLGGLPSNAYSAIRNLGGLETEDDYSYRGRLQTCSFSAEKAKVYINDSVELSKNEQKLAAWLAKNGPISVAINAFGMQFYRHGISHPLRPLCSPWLIDHAVLLVGYGNRSATPFWAIKNSWGTDWGEEGYYYLHRGSGACGVNIMASSAVID; from the exons ATGGCACCCTGGCTGCAGGTGCTGTTGCTGTTGGGGCTGCTCCCGGCCGCCGCTCCGGCCTCCAGCAAGCCTCGGGCGGCCGGCGCGCAGGCCTGGGAGCTGGCGTCCCCGGAGCTGCGGGAGCCCGTCCGCTTCGCCCTGGACATGTACAACCGCGGCCGGGCTGCCGGGACGCGGGCCGCGCTGGAGGCCGTGCGCGGTCGCGTCCGCCGG GCGGGCCGGGGGTCCCTGTACTCTCTGAAGGCGACCCTGGTGGAGCCTCCCTGCAACGACCCCACTGTGTGCCAGCTCCCGGTGTCCAAGAAGACCCTG CTCTGCAGCTTCGAAGTCCTAGACGAGCTAGGGAAACACATGCTACTGAGGCGGGACTGTGGCCCAGTGGATACCAAGAGTACAG ATGACAAAAATGAGACGTTCAGTTCATTCCTTCCGCTGCTGAACAAGGATCCCCTCCCCCAG GACTTTTCTGTGAAGATGGCTTCCATCTTCAAGGACTTTGTCACCACCTATAATCGGACATATGATTCGAAGGAAG AAGCCAGTTGGCGCATGTCTGTCTTTGCCAATAACATGGTGCGAGCACAGAAGATCCAGGCCCTGGACCGAGGCACAGCTCAGTATGGGGTCACCAAGTTCAGTGACCTGACAG AGGAGGAGTTCCGCACCATCTACCTCAACCCCCTCCTGAAAGATGCGCCTGGCAGGAACATGCGCCTGGCCCAGCCCATCACCAATGTTCCTCCGCCTCAGTGGGACTGGAGGAATAAGGGGGCTGTCACCGATGTCAAGGACCAG GGCATGTGCGGCTCCTGCTGGGCCTTCTCAGTCACAGGCAACGTGGAGGGCCAGTGGTTCCTCAAACGGGGGACCCTGCTCTCCCTCTCTGAGCAGG AGCTCTTGGACTGTGACAAGACTGACAAGGCCTGCCTGGGCGGCTTGCCCTCCAACGCCTACTCGGCCATAAGGAATCTGG GAGGGCTGGAGACAGAGGACGACTACAGCTACCGAGGCCGCTTGCAGACCTGCAGCTTCTCTGCAGAGAAGGCCAAGGTCTACATCAATGACTCAGTGGAGCTGAGCAAGAATGAGCAAA AGCTGGCGGCCTGGCTGGCCAAGAACGGCCCCATCTCCGTTGCCATCAACGCCTTTGGCATGCAG TTCTACCGCCACGGGATCTCCCACCCCCTGCGCCCCCTCTGCAGTCCTTGGCTCATCGACCACGCTGTGCTGCTCGTGGGCTATGGCAACC gctctgccactcccttctgggcCATCAAGAACAGCTGGGGCACTGACTGGGGTGAGGAG GGTTACTACTACTTGCACCGTGGCTCTGGGGCCTGTGGCGTGAACATCATGGCCAGCTCAGCGGTGATAGACTGA
- the CTSF gene encoding cathepsin F isoform X2 translates to MAPWLQVLLLLGLLPAAAPASSKPRAAGAQAWELASPELREPVRFALDMYNRGRAAGTRAALEAVRGRVRRAGRGSLYSLKATLVEPPCNDPTVCQLPVSKKTLLCSFEVLDELGKHMLLRRDCGPVDTKSTDDKNETFSSFLPLLNKDPLPQDFSVKMASIFKDFVTTYNRTYDSKEASWRMSVFANNMVRAQKIQALDRGTAQYGVTKFSDLTEEEFRTIYLNPLLKDAPGRNMRLAQPITNVPPPQWDWRNKGAVTDVKDQGMCGSCWAFSVTGNVEGQWFLKRGTLLSLSEQELLDCDKTDKACLGGLPSNAYSAIRNLGGLETEDDYSYRGRLQTCSFSAEKAKVYINDSVELSKNEQKLAAWLAKNGPISVAINAFGMQFYRHGISHPLRPLCSPWLIDHAVLLVGYGNRSATPFWAIKNSWGTDWGEEGYYYLHRGSGACGVNIMASSAVID, encoded by the exons ATGGCACCCTGGCTGCAGGTGCTGTTGCTGTTGGGGCTGCTCCCGGCCGCCGCTCCGGCCTCCAGCAAGCCTCGGGCGGCCGGCGCGCAGGCCTGGGAGCTGGCGTCCCCGGAGCTGCGGGAGCCCGTCCGCTTCGCCCTGGACATGTACAACCGCGGCCGGGCTGCCGGGACGCGGGCCGCGCTGGAGGCCGTGCGCGGTCGCGTCCGCCGG GCGGGCCGGGGGTCCCTGTACTCTCTGAAGGCGACCCTGGTGGAGCCTCCCTGCAACGACCCCACTGTGTGCCAGCTCCCGGTGTCCAAGAAGACCCTG CTCTGCAGCTTCGAAGTCCTAGACGAGCTAGGGAAACACATGCTACTGAGGCGGGACTGTGGCCCAGTGGATACCAAGAGTACAG ATGACAAAAATGAGACGTTCAGTTCATTCCTTCCGCTGCTGAACAAGGATCCCCTCCCCCAG GACTTTTCTGTGAAGATGGCTTCCATCTTCAAGGACTTTGTCACCACCTATAATCGGACATATGATTCGAAGGAAG CCAGTTGGCGCATGTCTGTCTTTGCCAATAACATGGTGCGAGCACAGAAGATCCAGGCCCTGGACCGAGGCACAGCTCAGTATGGGGTCACCAAGTTCAGTGACCTGACAG AGGAGGAGTTCCGCACCATCTACCTCAACCCCCTCCTGAAAGATGCGCCTGGCAGGAACATGCGCCTGGCCCAGCCCATCACCAATGTTCCTCCGCCTCAGTGGGACTGGAGGAATAAGGGGGCTGTCACCGATGTCAAGGACCAG GGCATGTGCGGCTCCTGCTGGGCCTTCTCAGTCACAGGCAACGTGGAGGGCCAGTGGTTCCTCAAACGGGGGACCCTGCTCTCCCTCTCTGAGCAGG AGCTCTTGGACTGTGACAAGACTGACAAGGCCTGCCTGGGCGGCTTGCCCTCCAACGCCTACTCGGCCATAAGGAATCTGG GAGGGCTGGAGACAGAGGACGACTACAGCTACCGAGGCCGCTTGCAGACCTGCAGCTTCTCTGCAGAGAAGGCCAAGGTCTACATCAATGACTCAGTGGAGCTGAGCAAGAATGAGCAAA AGCTGGCGGCCTGGCTGGCCAAGAACGGCCCCATCTCCGTTGCCATCAACGCCTTTGGCATGCAG TTCTACCGCCACGGGATCTCCCACCCCCTGCGCCCCCTCTGCAGTCCTTGGCTCATCGACCACGCTGTGCTGCTCGTGGGCTATGGCAACC gctctgccactcccttctgggcCATCAAGAACAGCTGGGGCACTGACTGGGGTGAGGAG GGTTACTACTACTTGCACCGTGGCTCTGGGGCCTGTGGCGTGAACATCATGGCCAGCTCAGCGGTGATAGACTGA